Below is a window of Apodemus sylvaticus chromosome 5, mApoSyl1.1, whole genome shotgun sequence DNA.
tatattaagggGTTGTAGCCTTAGGTTGAAAGACCCTGCTGTAAAAGATTGATAGCAAAAGTaaagtgtgatttttttccactGCTACACATGTACGTACAGTACAGAGGACACAGAGTATCGTTTTGAAATGGTGAGAGCAGAGTCTTCTAGTTGCTGTTCACTTCCCACCTCAGGACTCTTCAGGAAAATTGAAGTGCCTGAATCTCTACATTGCTTTAGTGACTGTTGTAATGGCTTGGTCTCTTTCTCAAAAGCACCTGAATTATTAGCACAGCAacaagagagggggaaggagagaacatTCAGGtatccaaagaaacaaaaggaaacagaaaagttCATTTTTACATTTCATAACTTGAGTAAAGTTGAGATATCatggaaattaataaaacagtACTAAGGGGAATTGAACAGGCTTGATAATCTGAAGAAAAACTACTTCCATGAGTGTCATGGGAAGAGATTTGCTTACTTAGctacacacaaaagaaatcaaTTTTTTTGTGGTAGAAAATAACCCTTATTAAACTGTGATagtttaaagaattaaaaacaaagagcaaTTTCAAAGAAGTATTTAATTTATTAGTTTCATGCATAATGAAAAGATTTATTGTTTGAAATGCCTGATAATTTCTTGATCAATCTTGGTATTGGTTTGtctatattatttttatcttttttaaacatGGTCTCATATACACCAGCTTACTCTTGAACTCCTTATAAATGGAAGCATAAATTTGAAGCTCTGGGTCTTCCTTTTTCATCTCCAGAGTGCGTAGATTACAGGTGAGTGAGGTGCATGCAGTTCTGCGGACCAGACTCAAAAAATCATTGAGGGTGGGCAAGCAGTCTATCAAGAGAGTTAGATCCCCACTCCCTAAAACCTACTACTAAGAATACACTGTGCCTTGTCCCTTAGATACATTTTAATGCCATGTAAACTTcatacttaaaaaagaaattttatttgcaGAATGACTGGAATAACAATTAGCCATGTTCCTAAAATGAACCAGAAGGAAATGGTGAACAATATGCATGGCAAGGCATGGGGAGTCACATATGCCCAAGTTGCTGCTTCAGGAACTGGCTCAGTGACCACAGTCCCTGCAGTACAATACCCCTGAGCAAGGGTTGGTACGACCTTTACTTCTGTGATGTTTTAATAATAGTACCACACtatttatttctgatttaaaaactGTTCATGAAAATGATGTATTAAATATTTCTATTGAGGCCCACTGATAGGAGGTAGCTTGTCCAATGGGAAATAAATATCATATATGAAGACTTTTTCCTGCCCTTTTGGTAGCCAATTTAACCATCCTGTGTTCTctgcttaatattttatttgtttgatatAAGACTAACAAAAGGACTAGGAAAGAAGTTACAGTATGTTAGCTATTTGGTTTCACTGACACAGTTAAACTACATTTAGATAAGAATAGTACATTTGTATTTATCTTAGAATGATTAAAATGCATTTCAGGGTTTCTATACTGTTATTTTCCTAATCACAGTATATGTGTAGATACTgggtttatattatatatagttgtGAAAACCAGACCTAAGACACATGGGAATAGTTAATAGTTGTTTTGCTGTATTAGACAGCATGCACTGGTATTATTTGCTTTGCATGTTTTAATTGTTTTGGACCTTCAAAAACATGTAAAACTGTTTGTATACACTAAAAGTCTCTAAGTGGCAGTCATTAATCACCTTATTTTTTCTCATACTACAAATTCTTTACTGTGTTAGGAACAATTTTCatagtgtatatatgtacacatacaattcatagaccaaattTACACATGCATTGTATATACAGGAGAGGATATTGACATTTTGCAAGCTATCCATTTTTGAGAAAAATGAGCTCAAAAGCCAGGCTATTTATCTAACTGATTCATAAAAGTATTTCGGTAAACAATGAAGCTGGACTTTCAAAAGAATGAATTGTAATTAGAATTTCAAATTGCAATTAGAATTGTAAACATGTCATCTTGAgcaatattttaacattttcgaATCTGATAACACTCTATAATCTTAGACTTAAGAGGAAAgctatttataaatatatctCCTATACTAAATTCATACATATTTCAAACCATACAAGTCACAAAATTATACTTCCTAAAACAAGGTATCATACTGTATTATAGATAGCAAAGAAGTATCAAGACTCTATATTATAGTATAACTCTTATTTCTTTCCATCACATGCCTAATTGGATATAGACAAACTATACAGAGGTGCTTGGCCGATGTCCTTTAGGTCTTTATGTCTAATTTTACACATGACAAAATGTATCTTATTTATCCATCTCTTCAGACTCTAACATAGGCTCCTATCATTTCCTTCCAACTTCATAaacttcttttataattttaaactatttatttagCAACAGCTTTCTGTGAATTATCTATCATTATTATCATGACAACAGACATTATTTTTATTGAGCTATGTTCACATTTAAAATGCTGATTTAAAGCAACATCATAACACAATTGTGTTCATCATGTATACAACTCAATACTTCATAAATAGATTTCTCTATTATGTTTATTTCTGgtttatgctatttttattaatCCAGTTTAGACTTAATTTTTTCCATATGttgaagaaaatttgaaatatttccaTGAATGCTATGTGCATTCTAAATTACATCCTGCCACTTCATCAATTGGTGTAGCAGAGTGATTGGATGGGTACTGGATGACATGAAAACTAAATTGTGGTCTTTCTGTCCAtgcataaaataaagttttatgatACCTTTTAACATTTCTTACAAGGAAGCCACTGGAGAATGAAAAAAGCTCACACTTTAAAGATgaactgtttctttcttttcatcaaGCAGGTTAATTTCATCTCTTTTAACACAAATGAGactatttttaataatgtgttATTTATCTCTTCAATTCTACCTGATTATCAACTGTTCCTTTCaatgatttttcaattttattctaaatatcaATGGAATTAAATAATATGAGTTTATATATCAGGGAAAATGCCTGTTAAAAGTACTGTAAATTTGTTTGAAGCATTTTTTCTAATAATTACAGATTTAAATTATGACAGTTTTGGCAAGAGGGAAGTCTCAGAGGCAAAGACACTTGCTGTCAAGACTGGACACCTACTTTCAAATCTAAGAATTCACATAGAGAGCATAGAGAGACATATTCCTGCTAATTGTTCTGTGACCTCTACACAAAGACCATAGaacctacacatacacaaacacacacattgcaaagaacaaaaagaacgcacatacatgcataaattaAATTGTTAAATTTGTTTTGAGTTATCATGCCAAACCAAACTATTGTAACAGAGTTCATCCTCCTGGGACTTTCAGAGAACCCAAAAGTTGAGAAAATAGTAtttgttgtattttcttttacctACATGGCAACAATCGGAGGCAACATAATAATTGCAGTGACAATCCTCTgcactcctgcactgcttggatcacccatgtacttcttcttGGCATTTCTGTCCTTCCTGGATGCATGCATTACTTCAGTCATCACACCAAAGATGATTGTTGACTCTCTCAATGACAGTAAAACCATATCCTTTGAAGGCTGTATGACACAGATCTTTGCTGTACATTTTTTTGCTGCAGTGGAAGTGATTGTCCTAATATCCATGGCCTATGACCGATATGTAGCTATTTGCAAGCCCTTACACTACTCTTCCATAATGAACTGGAGGCTCTGTGGCACATTGGTGGGGATAGCATGGACAGGGGGATTCTTACATTCTATCATACAAATTATCTTCACTTTGCAGCTGCCCTTCTGTGGACCCAATGTCATCGATCATTTCATGTGTGACTTGTTCCCATTACTGGAGTTGGCATGCACTAACACTTATGTTTATGGCCTTTTAGTGTTTGCCAACAGTGGGTCTATCTGCATCATAATCTTTTCTATGTTGCTGATCTCCTATGCTGTCATCCTATTCTCTCTTAGAAGTCACAGTTCCAAAGGGCGATGGAAAGCACTCTCCACTTGTGGATCCCACATTGCTGTTGTGGTTTCATTCTTTGTcccatgcatatttatatatgcacgAACTACATCTGCATCATCTTTTGAGAAAAAGGTGGTTGTATTCGCTAGCATCGTGACTCCATTGCTCAATCCTATGATTTACACtttcagaaatgaagaaatgaaaaatgccaTTAGGAAAATGTGGAACAGATTTAGGATGGTCTgtgacaaattttaaaattttacactCACAAACTTTAAAGTACAGAACAAAACATTATTTACTTCAGCAAGTACTTTGTTCGTTACATAGGAAAATGAGACAACATTTTACAAGTAAATCACCATTATTGTAGGCTGAAACACTGTCTTTAACTGGAGATTAACAATTGCACTATGGTTTGAAAACTTAGTTGTAATAGTTTGAATGAGATGAAACCTATAAAGGCTTGGAATTTGAAAACTTGGTCTTCACTAGTGGCAGTTTGCAGAGAATTAGGAGATGTGGACTTGCTGGCTGATGTCACTGGAATGTTTTTTTAGATTTCAGAAAACTAATATGCtttctaattaattttaattaattgattaattaattttggtttttcaagacagtgcttctctgtgtagacctggctgtcctggaattcacactgtagaccaggttggccacaaattcagaaatctgcctacctctgtctccaaagtgctgagattaaaggcatataccaccgcTGCCCAACTAATTAAGTTTTTAacactccaaattttattcctcacccctgtctaccctctgactcttccatatCTCATACCTCTTCCCCATACCCTGTCTGAACATGTATgtccccacccttccccacccctcctgACCTctacactccctggggcctccaatctcttgaggtttaggtacatcatctctgaatgaacccagacctggcagtcctctacagtatgtgtgttgggggcctcatatcaactcatgtgtgctgcctgtttggtaaTCCAGTTTTTGAGAGATCCTGGAGGTCCAGactaattgagactgctggcccaTCTACAGGGcagccctcttcctcagcttctttcagcctttacctaattcaacaacaggggttcaggtgcttctgtccattgtttgggtgcaaatatctgcatcagactctttcagctgcttgctgggtcttctggagtatGGTCATGCCagttccctttttgtgagtgttccatagcctcagtaatagtgtcaggtctgaggtaactcagatccaaaaggacatgcatgaatTACAGGGATGAATTTGATAGGAGGGTGAataaaagaaggtccagtgacggGCGTGGGTTCCAGCTCAAGGGAGGTCCCCAAgtctgacattattactgagaaaagtttttaattttaaattagctctcttcttcatctttgcAGTTTAAGATATGTTTCCTCTGCTATCACAGCTACCTGTTGTTTGCTACCTCTTTACACTAACTACTATCATTGACACTAACTCTCTCCTAACATGTGCCTCCTGACCCCGttctcttctataagttgcattggtcatgttGTTTTATAAAAGCAATAGAAAGTAATTAATATTGTCAAACAAAAGTctacattaattaattttatactcttgtaactcaaaatgaaatGTTGCAAGCAAGTTACCTTTTGGAATATGTGCATGGAGCAATActattttctaaattttgttgaatttaaaatgtgtcttagggccccagggagtggggatgcCTGGTGTGGTAGAGGGGGGTGAGGACATCCTCTGGAagatggagaggggggaggactGTGGGTTGTGGAACAATCACAGGGTGGACCAGAAATAGGATGAGGTCTggactgttttaaaaaaataaagaataaaaaagttgatggggaaacaaaaaaaaaatgtgttcaaattagaaaaaaaatataccaaaatcaTGCCAGGTGAGAATGTGCATGTGAATGACCCATTTATATGTGTGACTGACACAGATATATGTATGcacaatataaacataaataaaagaagaaaatgttaagtaCAGGGACATTAAGCATGACAAATAGAAAATCCTATGTAAAATGGGTTTGAGGACCTTAGCAGAAtagtgtttgttttatattagaaaaacacattttgaaTCAtccaagaaaaattaaacaaggtATCTTCATAGCCAAAGATCATGAAAATAAAGTTTGAATTGTAGATATCATTACAAAGTCAAAATATAAATTTGTAGACAAAATTAAGTTGTCAAGACTCTGCTTTCTGAATTCTGAGATTAACTGGGAAACAAGTatagaaaaatcaaatattttgagTCAGAATCCAATGTCCTTAAACACATGAAAATTTCTCTGTAGTGTTCTACTCCATATGCCTCAGAAAGCATCATAACCAAATACCAAGGTGGGACAGTAAGGAACGCAGAATCCATA
It encodes the following:
- the LOC127684376 gene encoding olfactory receptor 4C15-like, which produces MPNQTIVTEFILLGLSENPKVEKIVFVVFSFTYMATIGGNIIIAVTILCTPALLGSPMYFFLAFLSFLDACITSVITPKMIVDSLNDSKTISFEGCMTQIFAVHFFAAVEVIVLISMAYDRYVAICKPLHYSSIMNWRLCGTLVGIAWTGGFLHSIIQIIFTLQLPFCGPNVIDHFMCDLFPLLELACTNTYVYGLLVFANSGSICIIIFSMLLISYAVILFSLRSHSSKGRWKALSTCGSHIAVVVSFFVPCIFIYARTTSASSFEKKVVVFASIVTPLLNPMIYTFRNEEMKNAIRKMWNRFRMVCDKF